From a single Solanum dulcamara chromosome 4, daSolDulc1.2, whole genome shotgun sequence genomic region:
- the LOC129886371 gene encoding protein ENDOSPERM DEFECTIVE 1-like, which translates to MSTVQRRQHPVDVSKENGGARLQQQQIPDVMQSRGVKMSSRTDSPIVTGAARIIPSRYRQTPQSLLRSSSTSNPGYTSVSAATKLLQEVTGTPINPCAVSSGDGAIVHKKLSRVSASNAVDGCAAAASESTSCPNSPVCTQRKQQQIKVPKENGGTRAHQQQLADALQSKSSKISSRLDTPTMTGASRVVPSRYKFTPQSLHRHCPTNNPGAAVSAADKLFREVTATPINPCAVSQDDGALISRKLSKVSTSPYVDSCATGTATNKGSSCPSSPLCIQNNKTRTLSAMRSSMSEIDRCLTERNRDNNSSSIDDCSSYKSASSTCARSLHLPTASNENSSSWLSLKQNDMSASIPSRSSFKMGSICLPPHPTSNKLGPDARKGKKGFSDQGDVHSLKLLYSHYLQWRFANAKAEASMHSQREESQSKLYSFAHQLSDLRKSVNQKRTELGFLRRIKTLSTILESQSSCLEEWAKLYEDYSTSLSGTTDALRNCSLRLPVGAEVHVDIRELGDALSSSTKVMEMIGLQIQNFMQKAEETESLISELARVSGGEKALVEECGDLLLKTYISQVTEWSLRGQMIQMHQNNLYQVQEE; encoded by the coding sequence ATGTCTACTGTTCAAAGAAGGCAGCACCCTGTAGATGTTTCCAAGGAAAATGGAGGTGCTAGACTACAGCAACAACAAATCCCAGATGTAATGCAGTCAAGGGGTGTTAAGATGTCCTCGAGGACCGACTCCCCTATAGTGACAGGTGCTGCTAGGATTATCCCATCTAGATATAGGCAAACTCCTCAATCTTTACTCCGTTCTAGTTCAACGAGTAATCCTGGATATACATCGGTCAGTGCTGCTACTAAACTGTTGCAGGAGGTTACTGGTACTCCAATAAATCCTTGCGCAGTCTCCAGTGGTGATGGAGCAATTGTCCATAAAAAGCTCTCAAGAGTTTCAGCAAGCAATGCTGTAGATGGCTGTGCTGCTGCTGCTTCTGAGAGCACTTCATGCCCGAATTCTCCGGTCTGCACTCAGAGAAAGCAGCAGCAAATTAAAGTTCCCAAGGAAAATGGAGGCACCAGGGCACATCAGCAACAACTTGCAGATGCTTTGCAGTCAAAAAGTAGCAAGATCTCGTCAAGACTTGACACACCTACCATGACTGGTGCTTCGAGAGTTGTCCCATCTAGATATAAGTTCACTCCTCAGTCTTTACACCGTCACTGTCCAACCAATAATCCTGGAGCAGCAGTAAGTGCCGCTGATAAACTATTTCGGGAGGTTACTGCTACACCTATAAATCCTTGTGCGGTGTCTCAGGATGATGGAGCATTAATCTCCAGAAAGCTTTCAAAAGTTTCCACTAGTCCTTATGTGGATTCTTGTGCCACTGGTACTGCTACTAATAAGGGAAGTTCATGCCCGAGTTCTCCACTTTGCATCCAAAACAATAAGACGCGGACGTTATCAGCAATGAGGTCTTCTATGTCTGAGATTGATAGATGTCTTACGGAAAGAAATAGAGACAACAACAGTAGTTCAATTGATGATTGCAGTTCTTATAAATCTGCATCCTCTACTTGCGCTCGTTCACTGCATTTGCCAACAGCCAGCAACGAAAATTCCTCCTCTTGGCTATCTCTTAAACAAAATGACATGTCTGCTTCCATCCCTTCTAGATCATCTTTCAAAATGGGGAGCATTTGCTTGCCTCCACATCCAACGTCCAATAAATTGGGACCAGATgcaaggaaaggaaagaagggtTTCAGTGATCAGGGAGATGTGCATTCATTGAAGTTGCTCTACAGCCATTACCTTCAATGGCGATTTGCAAATGCCAAAGCAGAGGCCTCCATGCACTCCCAAAGAGAGGAAAGCCAGAGCAAACTTTATTCCTTTGCACACCAGTTGTCAGATTTACGCAAATCTGTTAACCAGAAACGCACTGAACTTGGGTTTTTGCGAAGGATCAAAACTTTATCCACTATTCTTGAATCACAATCATCATGTCTTGAGGAATGGGCTAAACTGTATGAGGATTACTCAACTTCTCTGTCAGGGACAACTGATGCCTTGCGCAATTGCTCTCTGAGACTTCCTGTTGGCGCGGAAGTTCATGTTGATATAAGAGAGTTAGGAGATGCTCTTAGTTCATCTACAAAGGTGATGGAAATGATCGGTTTGCAAATTCAGAACTTTATGCAAAAGGCAGAAGAAACAGAAAGTTTAATTTCTGAACTAGCTAGGGTGAGTGGTGGAGAGAAAGCTCTTGTCGAGGAATGTGGGGATTTATTATTGAAGACATATATCTCACAGGTGACAGAATGGAGTTTAAGGGGACAGATGATTCAAATGCATCAGAACAACCTTTATCAAGTTCAGGAAGAATGA
- the LOC129886372 gene encoding probable manganese-transporting ATPase PDR2, protein MTRFQVGGKVVESVDLLKKRHWSWRLDVWPFVILYGVWLLTVVPSLDIADAFIVLGALVAFHSLIFLFTVWSVDFKRFVQYSKVDDIHRADCCKVTPAKFSGSKEVVPLHFRKLAGSSSSESVDEIYFEFRKQQYIYSKEKGTFSKLPYPSKETFGYYLKNTGHGTEAKVVAATEKWGRNVFEYPQPTFQKLMKEQVMEPFFVFQVFCVGLWCLDEYWYYSLFTLFMLFMFESTMAKSRLKTLSELRRVRVDSQTLMVYRCGKWVKLSGTELLPGDVVSVGRSVGQNGEDKSVPADMLLLAGTAIVNEAILTGESTPQWKVSIMGRGIGETLSAKRDKAHVLFGGTKVLQHTPDKSYPMKTPDGGCLAVVLRTGFETSQGKLMRTILFSTERVTANSWESGFFILFLVIFAIIAAGYVLKKGLEDPTRSKYKLFLSCSLIITSVIPPELPMELSIAVNTSLIALARRGIFCTEPFRIPFAGKVDICCFDKTGTLTSDDMEFSGVGGLTDSEDLEREMTTVSTRTLEILSSCHSLVFVDNKLVGDPLEKAALKGIDWTYKSDEKAMPKKGGGDAVQIVQRHHFASHLKRMAVVVRIQEQFFAFVKGAPETIQERLIDVPPSYVPTYKKYTRQGSRLLALAFKSLPDMTVSEARSLERDVVESGLTFAGFAVFNCPIRGDSATVLTELKQSSHDLVMITGDQALTACHVAQQVHIISKPALILGRAKNKEEYAWVSPDETEIVSYSENEVGALSEAYDLCIGGECIEMLQQTSAVPKIVPYVKVFARVAPEQKELILTTFKSVGRMALMCGDGTNDVGALKQAHVGVALLNAMPPPKGQKSSDGSSKNDTAKPAKLKKLKSAIENGEGASKSKATSNSQAGSRHLTPAEMQRQKLKKLMDELNEGGGDGQAPIVKLGDASMASPFTAKHASVCPTTDIIRQGRSTLVTTLQMFKILGLNCLATAYVLSVMYLDGVKLGDIQATISGVFTAAFFLFISHARPLPTLSAERPHPNIFCAYVFLSLLGQFAIHLLFLISSVNEATKYMPAECIEPDSEFHPNLVNTVSYMVGLMLQVATFAVNYMGHPFNQSIPENKPFLYALLAAVGFFTVITSDLFRDLNDWLKLVPMPKGLRDKLLIWAFMTFLVCYAWERLLRWAFPGKMPAWKQRQRRVAASLEKKRN, encoded by the exons ATGACGCGATTTCAAGTGGGTGGGAAAGTGGTGGAGAGTGTGGATTTGCTGAAGAAGAGACACTGGTCATGGCGTTTGGACGTTTGGCCTTTTGTTATTCTCTACGGTGTTTGGCTTCTAACTGTAGTACCTAGCTTAGACATTGCGGATGCCTTCATAGTTCTTGGTGCCCTCGTTGCCTTTCATTCTCTGATCTTCCTGTTCACTGTTTGGTCCGTTGATTTCAAGCGTTTTGTTCAGTATTCCAAG GTGGATGACATACATCGAGCAGATTGTTGTAAAGTCACCCCAGCTAAGTTCTCTGGAAGTAAAGAAGTTGTGCCTCTTCACTTTCGAAAG CTGGCTGGTTCTTCGTCTTCTGAGAGCGTGGATGAGATATATTTTGAATTCAGGAAGCAACAGTACATCTATTCAAAGGAGAAAGGAACTTTCAGCAAACTTCCTTATCCTTCAAAAGAGACGTTTGGATACTACCTTAAGAATACTGGCCATGGAACTGAAGCTAAAGTTGTTGCGGCAACTGAGAAATGGGGCCGGAATGT GTTTGAATATCCTCAGCCAACATTTCAGAAACTAATGAAAGAGCAGGTCATGGAGCCCTTCTTTGTTTTCCAG GTCTTTTGTGTGGGTTTATGGTGCTTAGATGAATACTGGTATTACAGTTTGTTCACTCTGTTTATGCTGTTTATGTTTGAGTCAACAATGGCTAAAAGCCGGTTGAAGACCCTGTCTGAATTAAGACGTGTAAGAGTTGACAGCCAGACTTTGATGGTGTATCGCTGTGGAAA GTGGGTGAAACTCTCTGGGACCGAACTGTTACCCGGAGATGTTGTGTCCGTCGGGCGCTCTGTTGGTCAAAATGGAGAAGACAAGTCTGTACCTGCCGACATGCTTTTGCTAGCTGGAACTGCTATTGTGAATGAGGCTATTCTGACAGGCGAATCTACTCCACAAtggaag GTTTCAATCATGGGTAGAGGAATTGGGGAGACATTGTCTGCTAAGCGAGATAAAGCCCATGTCCTTTTCGGTGGAACCAAAGTTTTGCAGCATACACCCGATAAG AGCTATCCAATGAAGACCCCTGATGGTGGATGCTTAGCTGTTGTTCTACGAACTGGGTTTGAAACCAGTCAAGGCAAACTTATGCGGACTATTTTATTTTCCACAGAGAGG GTTACTGCTAACAGCTGGGAAAGtggtttttttattcttttcttggTCATTTTTGCCATAATCGCAGCGGGCTATGTTCTTAAAAAG GGGCTAGAAGACCCAACAAGAAGTAAATACAAGCTGTTTCTAAGTTGTTCATTGATAATTACTTCAGTTATCCCTCCCGAGCTGCCAATGGAGTTATCAATagctgttaatacatctttaaTTGCTCTAGCACGACGAGGAATATTCTGCACAGAACCTTTCCGGATCCCATTTGCTGGAAAG GTTGATATTTGTTGCTTCGATAAGACTGGAACCTTAACATCTGATGACATG GAGTTCTCAGGGGTTGGTGGATTGACCGACAGTGAGGACTTAGAAAGAGAAATGACTACAGTTTCAACTCGTACTCTGGAAATTCTTTCTTCTTGTCATTCTTTGGTTTTTGTGGACAATAAGCTG GTGGGTGATCCTCTTGAGAAGGCTGCACTTAAAGGGATTGATTGGACATATAAATCAGATGAAAAAGCCATGCCAAAAAA AGGTGGAGGTGATGCTGTTCAAATTGTGCAGCGACATCATTTTGCGTCTCACTTGAAAAGAATGGCTGTTGTTGTTCGTATTCAGGAGCAATTTTTTGCTTTTGTCAAG GGTGCACCGGAGACAATACAGGAAAGGCTCATTGATGTGCCACCATCCTACGTGCCAACCTATAAGAAATACACCCGTCAAGGATCACGTTTATTGGCTCTGGCTTTCAAGTCTCTGCCAGATATGACA GTTAGCGAAGCTAGAAGCCTGGAGAGAGATGTGGTGGAAAGTGGCCTTACTTTTGCTGGTTTTGCG GTATTCAATTGCCCCATCAGAGGAGACTCAGCCACTGTCTTGACTGAATTAAAGCAATCATCTCATGACTTG GTCATGATTACTGGTGATCAAGCTTTGACAGCTTGCCACGTGGCTCAACAAGTCCATATTATCTCAAAACCAGCACTGATTCTGGGACGTGCAAAGAACAAGGAAGAATATGCCTGGGTTTCTCCTGATGAGACAGAAATAGTCAGCTACAG TGAAAATGAAGTTGGAGCTTTATCAGAAGCTTACGATCTCTGTATTGGAGGCGAGTGCATCGAGATGTTGCAGCAGACATCTGCTGTCCCCAAAATTGTTCCTTATGTAAAG GTATTTGCAAGGGTTGCCCCCGAGCAAAAAGAACTTATATTAACCACTTTTAAGTCCGTGGGAAGAATGGCATTGATGTGTGGTGATGGGACTAATGATGTTGGAGCTCTAAAGCAG GCACATGTGGGAGTAGCTCTACTTAATGCAATGCCTCCCCCTAAAGGGCAAAAGTCTTCTGATGGATCATCTAAAAATGATACTGCAAAACCTGCCAAGTTGAAGAAACTTAAATCTGCTATAGAAAATGGAGAAGGCGCTTCGAAAAGTAAAGCTACCAGCAATAGCCAAGCTGGTAGCCGCCATCTTACACCTGCAGAGATGCAGCGGCAGAAGCTAAAGAAACTCATGGATGAGCTTAATGAGGGAGGAGGTGATGGTCAGGCACCAATTGTGAAGCTTGGGGATGCATCAATGGCATCACCATTCACTGCAAAACATGCTTCTGTCTGCCCTACCACTGATATCATCCGTCAAGGTCGTAGTACTCTAGTAACCACCCTGCAGATGTTTAAGATACTTGGACTTAACTGCCTTGCTACTGCCTATGTCCTGAGTGTAATGTACTTAGATGGTGTCAAGTTAGGTGATATTCAAGCTACAATCAGTGGGGTCTTCACTGCAGCCTTCTTTCTGTTTATCTCACATGCTCGGCCCCTTCCAACACTCTCAGCTGAGCGACCCCATCCTAATATTTTCTGTGCCTATGTCTTCCTCTCTCTCCTTGGACAATTTGCTATCCACCTACTTTTCTTAATATCTTCTGTTAATGAGGCTACCAAGTACATGCCGGCCGAATGCATTGAGCCAGACTCAGAGTTTCATCCGAACCTTGTTAATACGGTTTCATACATGGTGGGGTTGATGCTACAGGTAGCAACCTTTGCTGTGAACTACATGGGCCACCCTTTCAACCAGAGCATACCTGAAAACAAACCATTCTTATACGCACTTCTGGCTGCAGTAGGTTTCTTCACAGTTATCACCTCTGATTTGTTTAGGGACTTAAATGACTGGTTGAAGTTAGTTCCTATGCCAAAAGGGTTGAGAGATAAGCTGCTGATTTGGGCATTCATGACATTTTTGGTCTGCTATGCCTGGGAAAGGTTGTTAAGGTGGGCTTTCCCTGGTAAGATGCCTGCCTGGAAGCAAAGGCAACGTCGTGTAGCAGCAAGTCTAGAAAAGAAGCGCAATTAG